One window of the Paenibacillus beijingensis genome contains the following:
- a CDS encoding transglycosylase domain-containing protein has protein sequence MEEERQQPSNGHSKWRTFGVVTLITIKWLFIFGILGFLFVGGVASGYVAALVKEDPVRSGSFMDEKMNENALTGFVFFNDGITPVGQLRTEEDRRLVDLKDVPGSVIDALISTEDSNFYNHIGIDYKGFARAVKQKLLNESQQTGGSTLTQQVARRVFLSLDKTDSRKVKEIFLALRMERYMTKDEILSAYLNKMPFGNGSSGYNLYGIKSAALGVFNISDLHKLNIAQSAYLAGLPQLPSVYSAFDGKGQFNPKGFNRALERQHVVLSRMLETGRITQSQYDEALKFDIKSTLAPHREKAYNTFPYLMLETEREAAKLLVLQKNPKLTEADLGKVENSELVNNMREQLLRSGYRIYTTVDKKIYNDMRMIGSNPDNFSPYSKTKGLEQIAAVMLDHKTGAILGMLEGRDFNTEQMNYATQMTRQPGSTMKPIAAYLPALEQGLIQPGGVIDDSPIVLKDGQKGFHIPMNVNKKFSGLVTAREALNRSLNIPALKLFLYKVKIDSAWNFTRSLGITTLQPQDEYAQTGVIGGLSKGVSVEELTNAFGTIPNMGVFNDAYMISKITDAKGNTVYEHKANPKRVYSEQTAFLMTDMLRTVISDSRGTGHSLTSSFDAYGKIPIAGKTGSTQDYGDVWFMGYTPDITLGVWSGYKEQVNTLSKAGRARARSIWSLIMNEAVKDRPELFKTNEFTQPEGIVKATVSSVSGKLPSKLTRDAGLNVTDWFNKKYLPTETDDVLVDSPYITYNGINYVPQQSTPPDMVRTKIVIKREQSLAELMDEIQNAQAKLPAASRRPMSVFVPADAGEDAPSKTDPRADDGAAPSAPSGVALEPGSGASRIIFAANPENDVVGYRLYRSEGGSFAKYGSSVLAGDSQSFTDSSPAFGAGYYVTAVDVAGRESAPSLIVGGGSVLPGSSNGTAGAETAPPGSASTPGLPGDANPGETPSGETAPGDAGAGDLPPIEEQVIPPVTTP, from the coding sequence ATGGAAGAAGAACGTCAACAACCATCGAACGGACACAGTAAATGGCGTACGTTCGGCGTCGTGACGCTCATAACCATCAAGTGGCTCTTTATTTTCGGCATTCTCGGCTTTCTCTTTGTCGGCGGCGTCGCCTCCGGTTACGTAGCCGCTCTCGTGAAGGAAGATCCGGTCCGGTCCGGCTCCTTTATGGATGAGAAAATGAACGAAAATGCGTTGACGGGTTTCGTATTTTTTAACGACGGGATCACACCGGTCGGGCAGCTGCGTACGGAAGAGGACCGGCGGCTGGTTGATCTGAAGGATGTGCCTGGGTCGGTTATCGACGCACTCATTTCAACGGAAGACAGCAATTTTTACAACCATATCGGCATCGATTACAAAGGCTTCGCGCGCGCCGTCAAGCAGAAGCTGCTGAACGAAAGCCAGCAGACCGGCGGAAGCACGCTGACGCAGCAGGTCGCACGACGGGTTTTCTTAAGCTTGGACAAGACGGACAGCCGCAAAGTGAAAGAAATTTTTCTGGCGCTCCGCATGGAACGTTACATGACCAAGGACGAGATTTTGTCGGCTTACTTGAACAAAATGCCGTTCGGCAACGGTTCGTCGGGTTATAACCTGTACGGGATCAAATCGGCGGCGCTTGGTGTTTTCAACATTAGCGACCTACATAAGCTGAATATTGCCCAATCCGCCTATTTGGCCGGTCTCCCCCAGCTTCCTTCGGTCTACTCGGCCTTTGACGGCAAAGGTCAGTTCAATCCAAAAGGCTTCAACAGGGCGCTGGAGCGCCAGCACGTCGTGCTCTCCCGCATGCTGGAGACGGGCCGGATTACCCAAAGCCAATATGACGAGGCGCTTAAGTTCGATATTAAGAGCACGCTCGCTCCGCACCGCGAAAAAGCTTACAACACGTTCCCTTATCTGATGCTGGAGACGGAACGCGAAGCCGCCAAGCTGCTCGTGCTGCAAAAAAATCCGAAGCTGACCGAAGCTGATCTCGGCAAAGTCGAAAACAGCGAGCTTGTCAACAATATGAGGGAACAGCTGCTGCGTTCCGGTTACCGGATTTACACGACCGTAGATAAAAAAATTTACAACGACATGCGCATGATCGGCAGCAATCCGGATAACTTCTCCCCTTACAGCAAAACGAAAGGGCTTGAGCAAATCGCCGCCGTCATGCTCGATCATAAGACGGGCGCCATTCTCGGCATGCTTGAAGGGCGCGATTTCAATACGGAGCAAATGAACTACGCCACCCAAATGACACGCCAGCCGGGCTCCACCATGAAGCCGATCGCCGCTTATTTGCCTGCGCTGGAGCAAGGTTTGATCCAGCCGGGCGGCGTGATCGACGATTCGCCGATCGTATTGAAGGACGGGCAAAAAGGCTTTCACATTCCGATGAACGTCAACAAGAAGTTCAGCGGTCTCGTGACGGCGCGGGAGGCGCTCAACCGTTCCCTTAACATTCCGGCGCTCAAGCTGTTCCTGTACAAGGTAAAAATCGACAGCGCCTGGAATTTTACCCGCTCCTTAGGCATTACGACACTGCAGCCGCAGGACGAATACGCCCAAACCGGCGTTATCGGGGGCTTAAGCAAAGGCGTCTCCGTCGAGGAACTGACGAATGCGTTCGGAACGATTCCGAACATGGGCGTCTTCAATGACGCTTATATGATAAGCAAAATTACCGATGCGAAAGGAAATACCGTTTACGAGCACAAAGCGAATCCAAAGCGCGTCTATTCCGAGCAGACCGCTTTCCTGATGACCGACATGCTGCGCACGGTCATTTCCGATTCGCGGGGAACGGGACACAGCCTGACGTCGTCCTTCGACGCTTACGGGAAAATTCCGATCGCCGGCAAGACGGGATCGACACAAGATTACGGCGATGTCTGGTTTATGGGCTACACGCCGGACATTACGCTCGGCGTATGGTCCGGATATAAGGAGCAGGTCAATACGCTGTCCAAAGCCGGCCGCGCAAGGGCGCGTTCCATTTGGTCGCTTATTATGAACGAAGCAGTGAAGGACCGTCCGGAGCTGTTTAAGACCAATGAATTCACCCAGCCGGAAGGCATTGTCAAGGCGACGGTATCGAGCGTCAGCGGCAAGCTGCCAAGCAAGCTGACCCGGGATGCCGGTCTTAACGTCACCGACTGGTTTAACAAAAAGTATTTGCCGACCGAAACCGACGATGTGCTCGTTGATTCTCCTTATATTACCTATAACGGCATTAACTATGTGCCGCAGCAATCGACGCCGCCCGATATGGTGCGTACGAAAATCGTCATTAAGCGGGAGCAGTCGCTCGCCGAGCTGATGGATGAAATTCAGAACGCCCAGGCCAAGCTGCCTGCCGCAAGCCGGCGGCCGATGTCGGTCTTTGTGCCGGCGGACGCCGGTGAAGACGCGCCTTCCAAGACGGATCCGCGCGCCGATGACGGCGCCGCTCCTTCGGCCCCGTCCGGCGTCGCCCTCGAGCCGGGCAGCGGCGCAAGCCGCATCATTTTCGCGGCCAATCCGGAAAATGATGTTGTCGGTTACCGTCTTTACCGGTCTGAAGGCGGCTCATTCGCGAAATACGGAAGTTCCGTGCTCGCAGGAGATTCCCAGTCCTTTACGGACAGCTCGCCCGCCTTTGGGGCCGGCTATTATGTCACGGCGGTTGACGTCGCGGGCAGGGAATCGGCTCCAAGCCTGATTGTCGGCGGCGGAAGCGTCCTTCCCGGAAGCTCGAACGGCACTGCGGGAGCGGAAACCGCTCCTCCGGGCAGCGCGTCGACACCGGGCCTTCCGGGCGATGCGAATCCGGGTGAAACGCCTTCCGGCGAGACGGCTCCCGGCGACGCCGGTGCCGGTGACTTGCCTCCAATCGAGGAACAAGTCATTCCGCCGGTTACGACGCCATAA
- the tyrS gene encoding tyrosine--tRNA ligase, protein MSQEKFNELTAEQQQEVERQLDIIRRGVVEIVPEEEMRAKIVKSVATGKPLKIKLGLDPSAPDIHVGHTVVLHKLRQFQMLGHEVNLLIGDFTGRIGDPTGKSETRKQLTEEDVKRNAETYKKQIYKILDPERTKVCYNSEWLAPLTFADVVSLSAKVTVARMLERDDFTKRYQSGQPISIHEFFYPLMQGYDSVALESDVELGGTDQKFNLLMGRTLQKEYGKPSQVAIMTPIIEGLDGVQKMSKSLGNYIGIDEEPNEIYGKAMSIPDELMLKYYELATDIGNNELAALREGLASGAVHPRDAKMRLACTFVRMFHGEEAGAAAEQHFVTVFQQRALPTDLEDAPLAASELEDGGIRIVRLLTALGLQSSGSEARRSVQQGAVKLNEEKITDPNADVRPADGDVLQVGKRKIVRIKLV, encoded by the coding sequence ATGTCACAGGAAAAATTTAACGAGCTGACTGCCGAGCAGCAGCAGGAAGTGGAACGCCAGCTGGACATCATCCGGCGCGGCGTAGTGGAAATCGTGCCGGAAGAGGAGATGAGAGCAAAGATCGTCAAATCCGTTGCTACCGGCAAGCCGCTTAAAATCAAGCTCGGACTCGATCCGTCGGCGCCGGACATTCATGTCGGACATACGGTCGTGCTGCACAAGCTGCGCCAGTTCCAGATGCTCGGCCACGAAGTCAATCTGCTGATCGGCGACTTTACGGGACGGATCGGCGATCCGACCGGCAAATCGGAAACGCGCAAGCAGCTGACCGAAGAAGATGTGAAACGCAATGCCGAAACGTACAAGAAGCAAATTTACAAAATATTGGATCCTGAGCGTACAAAAGTTTGCTACAACTCGGAGTGGCTGGCGCCGCTTACGTTCGCGGATGTCGTATCGCTTTCCGCCAAAGTGACGGTTGCGCGCATGCTCGAGCGGGACGACTTTACGAAGCGTTACCAGTCCGGACAGCCGATCAGCATCCACGAGTTTTTCTATCCGCTTATGCAGGGCTACGATTCGGTCGCGCTGGAGTCGGACGTGGAGCTGGGCGGAACCGACCAGAAGTTCAACCTGCTGATGGGCCGGACGCTGCAAAAAGAGTACGGCAAACCGTCTCAGGTCGCCATCATGACGCCGATCATCGAAGGTCTGGACGGCGTGCAGAAAATGAGCAAAAGCCTCGGCAACTATATCGGAATCGACGAGGAGCCAAACGAAATATACGGCAAAGCAATGTCGATTCCGGACGAACTGATGCTCAAATATTATGAGCTTGCAACCGATATCGGCAACAACGAGCTGGCGGCGCTGCGGGAAGGGCTCGCTTCCGGAGCCGTTCATCCGCGCGATGCGAAGATGCGTCTTGCCTGCACGTTCGTCCGCATGTTCCATGGGGAAGAGGCGGGAGCCGCCGCTGAGCAGCATTTTGTGACCGTGTTTCAGCAGCGGGCGCTGCCGACCGACTTGGAAGACGCGCCGCTCGCCGCTTCGGAGCTGGAGGACGGGGGAATCCGGATCGTCCGGCTGCTGACGGCGCTCGGCCTGCAATCGTCGGGCAGCGAGGCGCGCCGCAGCGTCCAGCAGGGCGCGGTGAAGCTGAACGAAGAGAAAATAACCGATCCGAATGCCGATGTCCGTCCCGCCGACGGCGACGTGCTTCAGGTCGGCAAACGCAAAATCGTCCGCATCAAACTGGTATGA